One Lepus europaeus isolate LE1 chromosome X, mLepTim1.pri, whole genome shotgun sequence genomic window carries:
- the P2RY4 gene encoding P2Y purinoceptor 4, with the protein MASVESSLLRSLSPSPAPGDGEVELDCWFDEEFKFILLPVSYAVVFVLGLGLNAPTLWLFLFRLRPWDATATYMFHLALSDTLYVLSLPTLIYYYAARNHWPFGTGFCKFVRFLFYWNLYCSVLFLTCISVHRYLGICHPLRALRWGRPRLAALLCLAVWLVVAGCLVPNLFFVTTSARGATILCHDTTRPEEFDHYVHFSSAVMGLLFGLPCLVTLICYGLMARRLFRPLPGAAHSSSRLRSLRTIAVVLTVFAVCFVPFHITRTIYYLARLVEADCRVLNIVNVVYKVTRPLASANSCLDPVLYLLTGDKYRRQFRQLCSIGGPQPPTTASSLALVSLPEDNSCRWPATPQGGSCLCPLAQTGCNSATLDAGK; encoded by the coding sequence ATGGCCAGCGTAGAATCCTCGCTGTTGCGAtccctgagccccagcccagctcccggcGATGGAGAGGTGGAGCTAGACTGCTGGTTTGACGAGGAGTTCAAGTTCATCCTGCTGCCTGTGAGCTATGCGGTCGTCTttgtgctgggcctgggcctcaaTGCCCCGACcctctggctcttcctcttccGCCTCCGACCCTGGGATGCAACGGCAACGTACATGTTCCATTTGGCTTTGTCCGACACCTTGTATGTGCTGTCACTGCCCACCCTCATCTACTATTATGCAGCCCGCAACCACTGGCCCTTCGGCACTGGGTTCTGCAAGTTTGTGCGCTTTCTCTTCTACTGGAACCTCTACTGTAGTGTCCTTTTTCTCACCTGCATCAGCGTGCACCGCTACCTGGGCATCTGCCACCCACTGCGGGCACTACGCTGGGGCCGCCCGCGCCTGGCAGCCCTTCTCTGCCTGGCAGTTTGGTTGGTCGTAGCCGGCTGCCTCGTGCCCAACCTCTTCTTTGTCACGACCAGCGCCAGGGGTGCCACCATCCTGTGCCATGACACCACCCGGCCCGAGGAGTTTGACCACTATGTGCACTTCAGCTCGGCCGTCATGGGGCTGCTCTTCGGCTTGCCCTGCCTGGTCACTCTCATTTGCTATGGGCTCATGGCCCGGCGCCTGTTCCGGCCCCTGCCCGGGGCTGCCCATTCGTCATCTCGTCTTCGTTCTCTCCGCACCATCGCTGTGGTGCTGACCGTCTTCGCTGTGTGCTTCGTGCCTTTCCACATCACCCGCACCATTTATTACCTGGCAAGGCTGGTGGAAGCTGACTGCCGGGTGCTGAACATCGTTAACGTGGTCTACAAAGTGACTCGGCCCCTGGCCAGTGCCAACAGCTGCCTGGACCCCGTGCTCTACCTGCTTACTGGGGACAAGTACCGCCGTCAGTTCCGGCAGCTCTGTAGCATTGGCGGGCCCCAGCCCCCCACGACTGCCTCCTCTCTGGCACTGGTGTCCCTACCGGAGGATAACAGCTGCAGGTGGCCAGCCACTCCCCAGGGTGGCAGCTGTCTGTGCCCTCTGGCACAGACAGGTTGTAACTCCGCAACTCTGGATGCTGGGAAGTGA